One Campylobacter massiliensis DNA window includes the following coding sequences:
- a CDS encoding mechanosensitive ion channel domain-containing protein: MRKILFILFFALFAYSLDDIPSDFNGTKEAQLSELNASLSLIEDELADNIWATRYSNYNTFQKLSAELDEIEAAIKKQAKNTEKVLELQKKQSTLKEQIELLREFQKAPFSSMITAPEIEILQKITNPVAVISGFSHIKQLRSEKDEYKRRLDGLSKTTDELARKEQILTQIVNLSDDARFQAELAEARQELAEFNAAADIAKTTYGVYEKRVNEAINRTSEDIKAQMKKALDIGIFIVVVIGLSFLFKFIIKKTITDNERLYTANKFINLVNITLIIMILLFAYIENVTYLVTVLGFASAGIAIAMKDMFMSMLGWTVVVFGGSFHVGDRIKVRKDGEDVVGDIIDISLLRMTIYEDVTIVTVNSNRRAGRIIFVPNNYIFTDLIANYSHHGMKTVWDGIDVVCSFESNHKKAAHIIKDIARKYSKGYTEIAKKQMSKLRNQYSIKNPNVEPRVFTFIEPYGVKISVWYMANTFATLSLRSTISAEIMEAIASHDDIVIAYPTQTLYMDRRVKAGESKPIGEGGEDKHEA, from the coding sequence ATGAGAAAAATTTTATTTATTTTATTTTTTGCGCTCTTTGCTTATTCGCTAGATGATATACCTAGCGATTTTAACGGGACAAAAGAAGCTCAGCTATCCGAGCTAAACGCGTCTTTGTCGCTTATCGAGGACGAGTTAGCCGATAACATCTGGGCGACTCGATACTCAAACTACAACACCTTTCAAAAGCTAAGCGCGGAGCTTGATGAAATCGAAGCGGCGATAAAAAAACAGGCTAAAAATACCGAAAAAGTACTCGAGCTACAAAAAAAACAAAGTACGCTAAAAGAGCAGATCGAGCTTTTAAGAGAGTTTCAAAAAGCGCCGTTTTCTAGCATGATAACGGCTCCCGAGATAGAAATTTTACAAAAGATAACCAACCCAGTCGCCGTGATCTCGGGCTTTTCTCACATAAAGCAGCTAAGAAGCGAAAAAGACGAGTATAAACGCCGACTAGACGGGCTTTCTAAGACGACCGACGAGCTAGCCAGAAAAGAGCAAATTTTAACCCAGATCGTAAATTTGAGCGACGACGCGCGCTTTCAAGCAGAGCTTGCGGAGGCTAGACAGGAGCTGGCGGAATTTAACGCCGCGGCCGACATCGCAAAAACAACCTACGGAGTGTATGAAAAGCGCGTAAACGAGGCGATAAACCGGACCAGCGAGGATATCAAAGCGCAGATGAAAAAGGCGCTAGATATCGGTATATTTATCGTAGTCGTGATCGGGCTTTCGTTTTTGTTCAAATTTATCATCAAAAAGACGATCACGGATAACGAGCGCCTCTATACGGCAAACAAATTTATAAACCTCGTAAACATCACGCTCATCATCATGATTTTGCTTTTTGCCTATATCGAAAACGTGACCTATCTCGTCACGGTGCTGGGCTTTGCGTCTGCAGGTATCGCGATTGCCATGAAAGATATGTTTATGAGTATGCTCGGCTGGACGGTGGTGGTTTTTGGCGGTAGTTTTCACGTCGGCGACCGCATCAAGGTGCGCAAGGACGGAGAGGACGTCGTGGGCGACATCATCGATATCTCGCTGCTTAGGATGACTATTTACGAGGACGTCACGATAGTCACCGTAAACTCAAATCGCAGAGCGGGGCGCATTATATTCGTGCCGAACAACTATATATTCACCGATCTGATCGCAAACTACTCGCACCACGGCATGAAGACCGTCTGGGACGGTATCGACGTTGTTTGTAGCTTTGAGTCGAATCACAAAAAAGCCGCTCACATCATCAAAGATATCGCGCGAAAATACTCTAAAGGCTACACCGAGATCGCCAAAAAACAAATGAGCAAGCTGCGAAATCAATACAGCATCAAAAATCCAAACGTCGAGCCGCGCGTGTTTACCTTTATCGAGCCTTACGGCGTAAAAATTTCGGTCTGGTATATGGCAAACACCTTCGCCACGCTATCTTTGCGAAGCACGATAAGCGCGGAGATCATGGAAGCCATCGCTAGCCACGACGACATCGTGATCGCCTATCCGACGCAGACTTTATACATGGATAGGCGCGTAAAAGCCGGCGAGTCAAAGCCGATCGGCGAAGGCGGCGAGGATAAGCATGAAGCCTAA
- a CDS encoding efflux RND transporter periplasmic adaptor subunit, which yields MKKLIKFIAVFAVLAGVGYYFYDKNFNVPQVDQFIASKAVRGELVKSIESNGEIYATELIDVGAQVGGQIKKLYVKLGDVVKAGDMIAEIDSATQQNNVDTKKAQLGIYEAKLNSAKVALEISKTKFKREQELFAKNATSKEEFENAKNTLAANEASLKEIEAQIVQAKISLNTAQIDLGYTKITAPKGGVVVSVQVEEGQTVNSNQTTPTIVNIADLSKVQLKMEIAEGDITKIKVGSRVEYSILSEPNRKFHARISSIDPGLTTLSNGKYTTTTSSGSTASSSSSSAIYYYAKAIVDNADGTLRIGMTTQNTVILDSAKDAVIVPSIAIKKENGKSVVYVLKKDKDGLDTAERREVQTGLTDSLKTQILSGVEEGEEVVTKQNSAAEINAMLEKEKRRMKF from the coding sequence ATGAAAAAACTTATCAAATTTATCGCGGTTTTCGCCGTGCTAGCGGGGGTTGGTTACTACTTCTACGATAAAAATTTTAACGTCCCGCAAGTCGATCAGTTTATCGCCTCAAAAGCCGTTCGCGGCGAGCTGGTAAAAAGTATCGAAAGTAACGGCGAGATCTACGCTACTGAGCTAATCGACGTGGGCGCGCAGGTAGGCGGCCAGATTAAAAAGCTCTACGTAAAGCTCGGCGACGTCGTAAAAGCCGGCGACATGATAGCAGAAATCGACTCCGCGACTCAGCAAAATAACGTAGATACCAAAAAAGCCCAGCTTGGTATTTACGAAGCGAAGTTAAATTCGGCCAAAGTCGCGCTTGAGATTTCAAAGACCAAATTTAAGCGCGAGCAAGAGCTTTTTGCTAAAAACGCAACCTCAAAAGAGGAGTTTGAAAACGCTAAAAATACCCTAGCCGCAAACGAAGCCTCGCTAAAAGAGATTGAGGCGCAAATTGTGCAGGCTAAAATCTCTCTAAACACCGCTCAGATAGACCTTGGCTACACTAAAATCACGGCTCCAAAAGGCGGCGTCGTGGTCTCCGTGCAGGTCGAGGAAGGTCAAACCGTAAACTCAAATCAAACTACGCCCACCATCGTAAACATCGCAGATCTAAGCAAAGTCCAGCTAAAAATGGAGATCGCCGAGGGCGACATCACAAAGATAAAAGTAGGCTCAAGAGTCGAGTACTCGATACTATCCGAGCCAAACCGTAAATTTCACGCCCGTATTAGCTCGATAGATCCGGGCCTCACCACGCTAAGCAACGGCAAATACACCACGACCACAAGCTCCGGCTCGACCGCCTCAAGCTCGAGTAGTTCGGCGATTTACTACTATGCCAAAGCTATCGTGGATAATGCCGATGGTACGCTAAGGATCGGTATGACCACGCAAAATACCGTCATCCTAGATAGCGCTAAAGACGCCGTTATCGTACCGTCGATCGCTATAAAAAAAGAGAACGGCAAAAGCGTAGTCTACGTGCTAAAAAAGGATAAAGACGGGCTAGATACGGCCGAGCGAAGAGAGGTGCAAACGGGACTAACCGACAGCTTAAAAACTCAAATTTTAAGCGGAGTAGAAGAGGGCGAGGAGGTCGTGACGAAACAAAACTCGGCGGCTGAAATCAATGCGATGCTCGAAAAAGAAAAAAGAAGAATGAAATTCTAA
- the aroB gene encoding 3-dehydroquinate synthase, which produces MKIDIKFDGKPGYGVYINELKELKFDAKVAIVTNAKVGGLYLQNLLSRIDCPQKFVISVPDGEEYKNMQTIEAILEQLFVSRLDRSSVIIALGGGVVSDMAGFAASIFERGIKFINIPTTLLAQVDASVGGKTGVNNKFGKNLIGSFYQPSAVYCETGFLKTLEKREFAAGLAEAAKMAITFDEKLFSWMGSANLTDEANLQNLIYRCVQIKAAAVEADEREKGVRAVLNYGHTFAHVIENETNYKKYLHGEAVAIGMNMANALAVKLGLMSEDQKARVAELLVKFDLPISYKVPNASGFYEAFFLDKKAENSAIKFILPRGIGAYEIRKDVPRELVMDVLREFE; this is translated from the coding sequence ATGAAAATAGATATAAAATTTGACGGTAAGCCTGGCTACGGCGTCTATATAAACGAGCTAAAAGAGCTTAAATTTGACGCTAAAGTCGCTATCGTGACAAACGCAAAAGTAGGCGGGCTTTATCTGCAAAATTTACTCTCGCGCATAGATTGTCCGCAAAAATTCGTCATCAGCGTCCCAGACGGCGAAGAGTATAAAAATATGCAAACTATCGAGGCGATTTTAGAGCAGCTTTTCGTCAGCCGCCTTGACCGCAGCAGCGTGATTATCGCGCTTGGCGGCGGAGTGGTGAGCGATATGGCTGGCTTTGCGGCGAGCATTTTCGAGCGCGGGATCAAATTTATAAACATCCCCACGACCCTGCTAGCCCAAGTGGACGCGAGCGTAGGCGGAAAAACGGGCGTAAATAATAAATTCGGCAAAAATCTGATCGGCTCGTTTTATCAACCTAGCGCCGTTTACTGCGAAACCGGGTTTTTAAAGACGCTTGAAAAGCGCGAATTTGCCGCGGGACTTGCAGAGGCTGCGAAGATGGCGATAACCTTTGACGAAAAACTATTTTCGTGGATGGGGAGCGCAAATTTGACGGATGAGGCGAATTTGCAAAATTTGATCTACCGCTGCGTGCAGATAAAGGCCGCCGCCGTAGAGGCCGACGAGCGCGAAAAGGGCGTGCGCGCGGTGCTAAACTACGGCCATACCTTCGCTCACGTGATAGAAAACGAAACGAACTATAAAAAATATCTACACGGCGAGGCGGTGGCGATCGGCATGAATATGGCTAACGCGCTAGCGGTGAAGCTTGGCCTCATGAGCGAGGATCAAAAGGCGCGCGTGGCGGAGCTTTTAGTCAAATTTGACTTGCCGATAAGCTACAAGGTGCCAAATGCAAGCGGCTTTTACGAGGCGTTTTTCCTTGATAAAAAGGCGGAAAACTCGGCGATCAAATTTATCCTGCCGCGAGGTATCGGCGCATACGAGATACGAAAAGACGTGCCGCGCGAGCTGGTGATGGACGTTTTAAGAGAGTTTGAATGA
- a CDS encoding COG3400 family protein codes for MKNILIVADGIVAKHFLERLFVSRSSTHHYVVIACGDEDYSDVNLENFTFYRFDPTSLDRLRQVASGYFSQFMIMLKDGFDTVSVYNNLRQISKKTEILMLDLWGLGGLEDDSHLTILDARAVLTARLMDFLPDIPVVADNLGLGKGEIMEVKVPVGSSFMYRHISSITQKKWRIAMIYRGSNFMIAKPNLMILPGDVLLIVGEPSVLLSVFRSVKKETGQFPNPFGHNIYLFLDMKKMGEKLCIRLLEQSLKLHEKLNNRRLFVKVVNPALNLAYEKLKSVNDEMATVMFDYFGGGVGQIKDDVFKNDVGLVVTDNKFFAAHKRLLFELKKPVAAIGKSDIDEIKKGVVLSSGFGDEIESQSAVIMDCCSQLDMPITLYHFGRSGADEEMEEHFDSLAKIFGRKIEVVEDKNSNPILRLKKERNLLQFVPFTKKISKKDAFAAFSNDMNRLYARLSDNYQIFIPIN; via the coding sequence ATGAAAAATATCTTGATAGTTGCGGACGGCATTGTAGCGAAACATTTCTTAGAAAGACTATTCGTAAGCAGAAGTAGCACGCATCACTACGTAGTTATCGCTTGCGGAGACGAGGATTACTCGGACGTAAATTTAGAAAATTTTACCTTTTACCGCTTTGATCCCACGAGCCTTGATAGACTGAGGCAAGTAGCCAGCGGTTATTTCAGCCAGTTTATGATAATGCTAAAAGACGGCTTTGATACGGTCAGCGTCTATAATAACCTGCGTCAAATCAGCAAAAAAACGGAAATTTTGATGCTGGATCTCTGGGGGCTTGGCGGACTAGAGGACGACTCGCATCTAACTATTTTAGATGCCCGCGCGGTGCTAACGGCTAGGCTCATGGATTTTTTGCCCGACATCCCCGTCGTGGCCGATAACCTAGGCCTTGGCAAGGGCGAGATAATGGAAGTAAAGGTGCCCGTAGGCAGCTCCTTTATGTACCGTCACATCAGCTCCATAACGCAGAAAAAATGGCGCATAGCGATGATTTATCGCGGTTCAAATTTCATGATCGCAAAGCCAAATTTGATGATCCTGCCCGGCGACGTTTTGCTCATAGTTGGCGAACCAAGCGTGCTTTTAAGCGTATTTAGAAGCGTAAAAAAAGAAACCGGGCAGTTTCCAAACCCGTTTGGGCATAATATCTATCTGTTTTTAGACATGAAAAAGATGGGTGAAAAGCTGTGCATAAGGCTACTTGAGCAGAGTCTAAAACTGCACGAAAAGCTAAACAACAGACGCCTTTTCGTCAAGGTCGTAAATCCGGCGCTAAATTTAGCCTACGAAAAGCTAAAATCCGTAAACGACGAGATGGCGACGGTTATGTTTGATTATTTCGGAGGCGGAGTAGGGCAGATAAAAGACGACGTTTTCAAAAACGACGTCGGGCTAGTCGTAACGGATAATAAATTTTTCGCCGCGCACAAAAGGCTGCTTTTCGAGCTAAAAAAACCGGTCGCCGCCATCGGTAAAAGCGACATCGACGAGATCAAAAAGGGCGTGGTGCTAAGTAGCGGTTTTGGCGACGAGATAGAAAGCCAATCGGCCGTCATCATGGACTGCTGCTCGCAGCTTGATATGCCGATAACTCTTTATCACTTCGGCCGAAGCGGCGCGGACGAGGAGATGGAGGAGCATTTTGATAGTTTGGCTAAGATTTTCGGACGCAAGATCGAGGTCGTGGAGGACAAAAACTCAAATCCGATTTTAAGACTAAAAAAAGAGCGAAATTTGCTCCAGTTCGTGCCGTTTACAAAAAAGATCAGTAAAAAAGATGCCTTTGCGGCGTTTTCAAACGATATGAACCGCCTATACGCGCGCCTTAGCGACAACTATCAGATTTTTATACCGATAAATTAG
- a CDS encoding MacB family efflux pump subunit has protein sequence MIELKNLSKKFKLGDNVFDALKDVNLSIKKGEFIAIIGQSGSGKSTLMNILGCLDNPSGGQYLLEERDISKFEGDELARLRREKFGFIFQRYNLLSTLSTLQNVALPSVYAGISKKEREKKAGELLEGLGLGEKLQNLPNKLSGGQQQRVSIARALINGGEIILADEPTGALDSKSGLMVMEILTNLHKQGHTIIIVTHDPNIAAYANRVIEIKDGKILSDTVKNEEIFASEKPSPKRKNIFSFYKDQFIESFKMSINAILSHKLRSVLTMLGIIIGITSVICVVALGQGSQEQILSDIRGIGTNTIDIYNGKGFGDMRSERVKNLTVSDAAMLAKQDYLDSVTPNASASGTLTYGNKSASATIRGGSEESLNVMGYTVEAGRVFTAQEVAESASVIVIDQPTREQFFKNEDPLGKTVLFNKRPFRIIGVVAKNDNMFADSSTLRTFSTYTAVINKLTGDRHLSSITVKVKDSVNAQIAEQSLTEILTAKHGKKDFFTRNSDTIKKTIEETTRTMTLLISCIAFISLLVGGIGVMNIMLVSVTERTKEIGIRMAIGARQGNILEQFLIEAVLLCLIGGLIGVGTAFGIGYLTENFAPDIKMIFSQTSIVVALVVSSAIGVIFGYMPARSASKLNPIDALSRE, from the coding sequence TTGATAGAACTTAAAAATTTAAGTAAGAAATTTAAGCTCGGCGATAACGTATTTGACGCGCTAAAAGACGTAAATTTGAGCATAAAAAAGGGCGAGTTTATCGCTATCATCGGGCAGAGCGGATCGGGTAAATCCACGCTCATGAACATCCTTGGCTGCCTAGATAATCCAAGCGGCGGACAGTATCTGCTAGAAGAGCGCGACATATCTAAATTTGAAGGCGACGAGCTAGCGCGTTTGCGCAGAGAAAAATTCGGCTTTATCTTTCAGCGCTATAACCTTTTATCTACGCTATCTACGCTGCAAAACGTAGCTTTGCCTAGCGTGTATGCGGGCATTTCTAAAAAAGAGCGCGAGAAAAAGGCCGGCGAGCTTTTAGAAGGGCTCGGTCTTGGCGAAAAGCTGCAAAATTTGCCCAATAAACTTAGCGGCGGACAGCAGCAGCGAGTCTCGATCGCTAGAGCACTCATAAACGGCGGCGAGATCATCCTAGCAGACGAGCCTACGGGCGCGCTAGATAGTAAAAGCGGCCTCATGGTGATGGAAATTTTAACGAATTTGCACAAACAAGGCCACACCATCATCATCGTCACGCACGACCCAAATATCGCCGCATACGCAAACCGCGTCATCGAGATAAAAGACGGCAAAATTTTGAGCGATACGGTAAAAAACGAGGAAATTTTCGCCTCCGAAAAACCTAGCCCAAAGCGTAAAAATATCTTTAGCTTTTACAAAGATCAGTTTATCGAGAGCTTTAAAATGTCGATAAATGCGATACTTAGCCACAAACTGCGCTCGGTGCTAACGATGCTTGGCATCATCATCGGCATCACCTCGGTTATCTGCGTCGTGGCGCTAGGGCAGGGCTCGCAGGAGCAGATCCTCTCCGATATCCGCGGTATCGGCACGAATACGATAGATATCTATAACGGCAAGGGTTTTGGTGATATGCGCTCGGAGAGGGTTAAAAATCTAACCGTGAGCGACGCGGCAATGCTAGCTAAGCAAGACTACCTAGATAGCGTCACGCCAAACGCCTCTGCTAGCGGCACGCTCACCTACGGCAACAAATCAGCCTCGGCTACGATCAGGGGCGGCAGCGAGGAGAGCCTAAACGTGATGGGTTACACCGTAGAGGCTGGGCGAGTGTTTACAGCGCAAGAGGTCGCAGAGTCGGCGTCCGTGATCGTGATAGATCAGCCAACTAGGGAGCAATTTTTTAAAAATGAGGATCCGCTGGGCAAGACCGTGCTTTTTAACAAACGCCCATTTAGGATCATCGGCGTAGTAGCCAAAAACGACAATATGTTCGCAGACTCCAGCACTTTGCGCACGTTTTCTACATACACCGCGGTCATAAACAAGCTAACCGGCGATAGGCACCTGTCATCTATCACGGTTAAGGTAAAAGACAGCGTAAACGCGCAAATCGCCGAGCAGAGTTTAACGGAAATTTTAACCGCCAAGCACGGTAAAAAGGACTTTTTCACCAGAAACTCCGATACGATCAAAAAAACGATCGAGGAGACTACGAGGACTATGACGCTGCTGATCTCTTGTATCGCTTTTATCTCGCTGCTAGTGGGCGGTATCGGCGTGATGAATATCATGCTAGTTTCCGTAACCGAGCGCACCAAAGAGATCGGCATCAGGATGGCGATCGGCGCGCGTCAGGGAAATATCCTCGAGCAGTTTTTGATCGAGGCCGTGCTGCTGTGTCTCATCGGCGGACTCATCGGCGTCGGGACTGCCTTTGGTATCGGGTATCTAACGGAAAATTTCGCGCCCGATATAAAGATGATATTTTCACAGACATCTATCGTGGTCGCGCTCGTCGTTTCTAGCGCGATAGGCGTGATATTTGGCTACATGCCTGCTCGCAGCGCCTCAAAGCTAAATCCTATCGACGCTCTTTCAAGGGAATAA
- a CDS encoding TolC family protein — protein MKKISIILAALLLGGCAVTQINENYEQILLKEDASADIKINREWWRGYNEPRLNELISLALKNNIDLAKSAVAVNKALAQAGVLQADLVPSFNANLGVETGKNIKTGGSWNESYKSGVSLSYEIDLWRKLANSADAAMWEVNATKYDLEAARLALINSVADAYFEVKYQKESINLYEKTLKNYEELEAIIKAKFELGKEEELSLKQVKSSVISAKNRILNAAKSLDAAEKTLRNLLNVRPEFDLNLSGNLSDISPQGVNLNVPLYVIGARPDLQAAVSRIKEALLGVKVSEKNFYPSITVGAGLSGSGDSASEGLKLNFLSGNIAINLPFLNYSKLKSKLKISELEFETMKLNYAQTLTTALNEIDASYKNLQKDEAVLRNLNENLRNLSSISDIYKLKYDYGKTELKNYLEAQNSLLEGRISLIAQKYKILQDEIGIYKATAGKAE, from the coding sequence ATGAAAAAAATCTCCATAATCCTAGCCGCACTTTTGCTCGGCGGCTGCGCGGTAACGCAGATAAACGAAAACTACGAGCAAATTTTGCTAAAAGAGGACGCAAGCGCCGATATAAAAATAAACCGCGAGTGGTGGCGAGGCTATAACGAACCTAGGCTAAACGAGCTAATCAGCCTCGCGTTAAAAAATAATATAGACCTGGCAAAATCGGCCGTCGCCGTAAATAAAGCCCTAGCTCAAGCAGGCGTCTTGCAAGCCGATCTCGTGCCTAGCTTTAACGCAAATTTGGGCGTGGAAACTGGTAAAAATATAAAAACGGGCGGTAGCTGGAATGAGAGCTACAAAAGCGGCGTATCGCTAAGCTACGAAATCGATCTGTGGCGCAAGCTCGCAAACTCCGCAGACGCCGCCATGTGGGAAGTAAATGCGACTAAATACGACCTAGAGGCCGCCAGACTTGCGCTCATTAACTCCGTCGCAGATGCGTATTTTGAAGTGAAATATCAAAAAGAGAGCATAAATCTATACGAAAAGACGCTAAAAAACTACGAAGAGCTTGAGGCAATTATAAAGGCCAAATTTGAGCTAGGCAAAGAAGAGGAGCTAAGCCTAAAACAGGTAAAAAGCTCGGTAATCTCGGCTAAAAATAGAATTTTAAACGCAGCCAAGAGCCTTGATGCGGCAGAAAAAACGCTAAGAAATCTGCTAAACGTTAGGCCTGAGTTTGATTTAAATTTGAGCGGAAATTTGAGCGATATCTCGCCTCAGGGCGTAAATTTAAACGTGCCGCTTTACGTTATCGGCGCGCGTCCTGATTTGCAAGCCGCGGTCTCGCGCATCAAAGAGGCGCTTTTGGGGGTTAAAGTTAGCGAAAAAAACTTTTATCCCAGCATCACGGTAGGCGCAGGACTTAGCGGTAGCGGAGATAGTGCTAGCGAGGGACTTAAGCTAAATTTCTTAAGCGGAAATATCGCGATAAATTTGCCGTTTTTAAACTACTCCAAGCTTAAATCAAAGCTAAAAATCTCCGAGCTTGAGTTTGAGACGATGAAGCTAAACTACGCGCAGACGCTAACGACCGCGCTAAACGAGATCGACGCGAGCTATAAAAATCTGCAAAAAGACGAGGCGGTTTTGCGAAATTTAAACGAAAATTTGCGAAATCTAAGCTCTATCAGCGACATATATAAACTCAAATACGACTACGGCAAAACCGAGCTAAAAAACTATCTAGAGGCGCAAAATTCGCTGCTTGAAGGTAGGATCAGCCTGATCGCTCAAAAATATAAAATTTTGCAAGACGAAATCGGTATCTATAAAGCGACGGCTGGAAAAGCGGAGTAA
- a CDS encoding CorA family divalent cation transporter — protein sequence MSERDISGYFYDEECEYVYLVTDGSEQNYKFIFKDDKIYAQDGSESGAEEFIRVVKKITSEFRAKIAEHSAQLESYEKIYAGKRDFTKFIKKHAVLKYEIRKFQNKISHFYEALAICQNERPELKKQLKNYVYEAGVLKNAAYENAARIDDIYAHIQSLKNDKINRNIYILTLLSALFLPLNLITGFFGMNTNGMFLNGFQNGTAIVAGSMLALFATLAGLFYFLGKRRE from the coding sequence GTGAGCGAGCGCGATATCTCTGGGTACTTTTACGACGAGGAGTGCGAGTACGTCTATCTCGTGACGGACGGCAGCGAACAAAACTATAAATTTATCTTTAAAGACGACAAAATTTACGCCCAGGACGGCAGCGAGAGCGGCGCGGAGGAGTTTATCCGCGTCGTAAAAAAGATAACGAGCGAGTTTCGCGCCAAGATCGCCGAGCACTCCGCCCAGCTTGAAAGCTACGAGAAAATTTACGCGGGTAAGAGGGATTTTACTAAATTTATCAAAAAGCACGCGGTCTTAAAATACGAAATACGCAAATTTCAAAATAAAATTTCGCACTTTTACGAGGCTCTGGCGATCTGTCAAAACGAAAGGCCCGAGCTAAAAAAGCAGCTCAAAAACTACGTCTACGAAGCCGGCGTACTAAAAAACGCCGCCTACGAAAACGCCGCTAGGATAGACGATATATACGCGCATATACAGAGCCTAAAAAACGACAAAATCAACCGAAACATCTACATCCTGACACTACTTTCGGCACTATTTTTGCCGCTAAATTTGATCACGGGATTTTTCGGGATGAATACGAACGGGATGTTTTTAAACGGCTTTCAAAACGGCACGGCAATCGTCGCCGGATCTATGCTTGCGCTTTTTGCGACGCTAGCGGGACTGTTTTATTTTCTAGGCAAACGGCGCGAGTAA
- the tgt gene encoding tRNA guanosine(34) transglycosylase Tgt, which translates to MTFSIDKTDGAARAGTLITAHSTIKTPVFMPVGTVGAVKSLDAVDMMQILDAQIILGNTYHLYLRPSSKVVKELGGLHGFTKFNRSFLTDSGGFQAFSLSKISKPDENGIKFKSHIDGSAHYFTPRSVLDTQYDLNSDIMMILDDLVALPAEKKRVELSIKRTIKWAREAIDYHKFKRDLGEGLTQNIFGIIQGGTDEAARKFCAEALCEMPFDGLAIGGLSVGESNQEMYDTVQAVMPYIDATRPRYLMGVGTPEDLVENVARGVDMFDCVMPTRNARNGTLFTSFGKINIKSARFATDRAPIDPECDCYACQNYSRAYLSHLYRAGELTFFRLASLHNLHYYLNLMRQMREAITAGEFEKFRRNFYAKRGKDAPSI; encoded by the coding sequence ATGACTTTTAGTATAGATAAAACGGACGGTGCGGCGCGCGCGGGCACGCTAATCACCGCTCACTCGACGATAAAAACGCCCGTGTTTATGCCAGTTGGCACCGTAGGTGCGGTAAAAAGCCTAGATGCCGTGGATATGATGCAGATTTTAGACGCCCAAATAATCCTTGGCAACACCTACCACCTCTACTTGCGCCCTAGTAGCAAGGTCGTAAAGGAGCTTGGCGGCCTGCACGGCTTTACTAAATTTAACCGCTCGTTTTTAACAGATAGCGGCGGCTTTCAGGCCTTTTCGCTGAGCAAAATCTCAAAGCCCGACGAAAACGGCATCAAATTTAAAAGCCATATCGATGGCAGCGCGCACTATTTCACGCCGCGCTCGGTGCTAGATACTCAGTACGACCTAAACTCCGACATCATGATGATCCTAGACGATCTAGTCGCGCTTCCTGCTGAAAAAAAGCGCGTAGAGCTAAGCATCAAACGCACGATAAAATGGGCGCGCGAGGCGATAGACTATCATAAATTTAAGCGAGATTTAGGCGAAGGGCTCACGCAAAATATATTCGGCATAATCCAAGGCGGCACGGACGAGGCGGCACGTAAATTTTGCGCTGAGGCGCTGTGCGAGATGCCTTTTGACGGGCTTGCTATCGGGGGGCTTAGCGTAGGCGAAAGCAATCAAGAGATGTACGACACCGTGCAGGCCGTGATGCCATACATAGACGCGACGCGTCCGCGCTATCTCATGGGCGTAGGCACTCCTGAAGACCTCGTAGAAAACGTGGCTCGCGGCGTGGATATGTTTGACTGTGTGATGCCGACGCGAAACGCGCGCAACGGCACGCTATTTACGAGTTTCGGTAAGATAAATATTAAGTCCGCGAGATTTGCAACCGACCGCGCTCCGATAGATCCCGAGTGCGACTGCTACGCGTGCCAAAACTACTCGCGCGCCTATCTTAGCCACCTATACCGAGCGGGCGAGCTGACGTTTTTCCGTTTGGCGAGCCTACACAACTTGCATTATTATCTAAATTTAATGCGACAGATGAGAGAAGCGATAACGGCGGGCGAATTTGAAAAATTTAGGCGAAATTTCTACGCCAAACGCGGTAAAGACGCGCCAAGCATATAA